One window of the Lodderomyces elongisporus chromosome 6, complete sequence genome contains the following:
- the CIA1 gene encoding Cytosolic iron-sulfur protein assembly protein: protein MKLLHSIKAHDDKVWSLSSHPTLPLLATASTDKCSNIYRLSCSNASSSSSSSSPSSPPSPPSSSSPRRNFPQIAHLEDTHRRSVRSVSFKPPMGGVDHQDSNILDLPALASGSFDSTISIWGIDEPDDDNTYEIEEIIANQKEFLASPGNEWNLMAVIEGHENEIKAVDWNFSGRYLASCSRDKTVWIWETDPETLEEFECVAVLTDHTQDVKHVTWHPTRNLLASSSYDDTIRVYKQEFDDDEWSCVGMIDGHEGTVWCSKFESPKSPKAKDGTTRLVSVSDDLSARVWASKDNTGFNGGSEQLQSQSQTHLPSSIRHNTEEMVWEQESTLPQIHTHAIYSVAWSSSSGKIATAGSDGRIVVYKETNAGWEVENIQESAHGVYEINCVIWAKLDSDQEVLISGGDDGNVNIWEV from the coding sequence ATGAAATTATTGCATTCAATCAAGGCCCACGATGATAAGGTATGGAGTTTAAGTTCTCATCCTACGCTCCCGTTGCTTGCCACTGCTTCAACTGATAAGTGTAGCAATATCTATCGTCTATCATGTTCAAATGCatcttcatcctcatcttcatcatcaccatcatcaccaccatcaccaccatcgtcgtcgtcgcCTCGCCGCAACTTCCCGCAGATTGCTCATTTGGAAGACACACATCGTCGATCCGTGcgttctgtttcttttaaacCGCCCATGGGCGGTGTAGACCACCAAGATTCCAATATCTTAGATCTTCCTGCATTGGCCAGTGGCTCTTTTGACTCGACGATTTCTATTTGGGGCATTGATGAGcctgatgatgataatacATATGAGATTGAAGAAATCATTGCAAACCAAAAGGAGTTTTTGGCATCACCCGGAAACGAATGGAATCTTATGGCCGTCATTGAGGGCCATGAGAATGAAATCAAAGCAGTTGACTGGAATTTCAGTGGTAGATACCTTGCCTCATGCTCTAGAGACAAGACTGTATGGATATGGGAGACTGATCCCGAGACTTTGGAAGAGTTTGAATGTGTTGCAGTTTTAACTGATCATACGCAGGATGTGAAACATGTTACATGGCACCCAACAAGAAACCTTTTAGCAAGTTCCAGTTATGACGATACTATACGAGTCTACAAGCAAGAGTTTGATGACGATGAGTGGAGTTGTGTTGGCATGATTGATGGGCATGAGGGCACTGTATGGTGCTCAAAATTTGAGAGTCCCAAAAGTCCCAAGGCAAAAGATGGTACGACACGGTTAGTTTCCGTCAGCGATGATTTGTCAGCAAGAGTTTGGGCGTCAAAAGATAACACTGGGTTTAATGGCGGCAGTGAACAACTCCAATCCCAATCACAAACACATTTACCCAGTTCGATAAGACACAATACCGAGGAAATGGTTTGGGAACAAGAATCAACTTTACCTCAAATTCATACTCATGCAATTTACTCTGTGGCTTGGTCGTCGTCAAGTGGGAAGATTGCTACTGCTGGTTCCGATGGTCGAATAGTAGTATACAAGGAAACTAATGCCGGATGGGAAGTAGAGAACATTCAGGAGTCAGCTCATGGGGTTTATGAAATAAACTGCGTTATATGGGCGAAACTTGATCTGGATCAAGAGGTGCTTATTTCGGGAGGCGATGATGGTAATGTCAACATTTGGGAAGTATAA
- the HIR2 gene encoding Protein hir2, with protein MKYLLLPHLFHSGEIHCLDVNSDNTKLVTGGKDHNISIWNLQELLAVANLHKEDPAKLGLDKSIRNIKPYQEITCHNSTVCVLRWLPNSSNKFISSSVDGSIYYHEFKNNDGNKKPFTTKIYPFEKVLNAIPRPESVSKSLVDLTVSKDGRLVAWSTLDKKIFVYDIEKSTFQELYASSSEGEESAVVQRSLAFNNVCNYLVSIGDDTQINVFQYIYDPTSTLYKFRLINRITKLLNKNPLNARYKRISWSPNGELVTVPTANKNSTSLITLLSSQDWNAKESLVGHDLSCEVVKFSPCLYSELENEMNNIFNVVASAGSDKTLALWNSSKQTPITVLTDLVDGQIYDIAWAISKTKKKEEVSETNETINSTGNNSLLFCSSSGNLGILSFDANELGYEISNQTLDQLKKLQEESVKPMSYRYDYESNGNRKPSAIEYIDQKDAIDPYAEILNKDIRDLRDNRDSRDGNKDGKDEAIDNAEQRKKKGSIIPEVIDAPNPIKASPPLTLHNKQSLSKENTTQTQPEIQAQTAPTKPTANIATSTVVATDANVDADANLNANANSTAKKTLSARTTNTSAHTNGPDISKTQKVSTKNGKRRIQPTLLSNGNSTNTEIIRSSAPDVKQQTNSAMEFDKPSFSVSDRFARAKRTRSEENGEAERGSSTTKKPKRELEPVKFIGSVIVNPNTTFSKIRLATPKVRMGFQVCSKKDESFVLDVKNGSGNETKPSRITYLRNEKEVWCDFIPKFVQLACEGETFWVIATVDGQLLSYSRLSGKKLLPTIVLGSPVSFLESHSNYLMATTSIGELYVWDMLRKKCELTCSITSLLELGTKFQDDGLLKSDSITMCSITSKGIPLVTLSNGMGYLYNKDLEAWLVISESWWSFGSYYWDSVEDEREKSLQTMNMFNNKEESIIELLEHKTNIEIIRKTRTGRGKYFNKMAKNMIMKEGFESLENTISVSHLENRILCCELLGEHKDFHNYFKIYVQRICELGQKVKLYEVCDELLGPDVQASKQDFSQKNDWKPTICGFDKRELLKEVIVLCSQFRDAQRVLLHFAKKINLVGDSSEVELPKV; from the coding sequence atgaaataCTTGCTTTTACCTCATTTGTTTCACAGTGGAGAAATACACTGTTTAGATGTCAATCTGGACAATACTAAACTTGTTACAGGTGGTAAAGATCACAACATCAGTATATGGAACTTACAGGAATTGCTTGCTGTGGCCAATCTACATAAAGAAGATCCTGCGAAATTAGGCTTGGACAAACTGATACGCAATATTAAACCTTATCAAGAGATTACTTGCCACAATCTGACCGTGTGTGTTCTTCGCTGGCTACCAAATTCCAGTAAtaaatttatttcttcttcagtgGATGGATCCATATATTATCACGAATTCAAGAACAATGAtggtaacaaaaaaccTTTTACCACAAAGATTTACCCATTTGAAAAGGTGTTGAATGCAATACCAAGGCCAGAACTGGTGTCAAAGTCCTTGGTTGACTTAACTGTTTCCAAAGATGGAAGACTAGTGGCTTGGAGTACGTTGGATAAAAAGATCTTTGTTTACGACATTGAAAAAAGCACATTCCAAGAATTATATGCTTCAAGTCTGGAGGGCGAGGAGAGTGCAGTTGTGCAACGCAGCTTGGCTTTCAACAATGTTTGCAATTATCTAGTTTCAATAGGAGATGATACCCAAATCAATGTTTTCCAATACATTTATGACCCCACTTCAACATTATACAAGTTTAGACTAATTAATCGAATCACCAAATTGCTCAATAAAAATCCGTTGAACGCAAGATACAAAAGAATATCCTGGTCACCAAATGGCGAACTCGTCACTGTTCCTACTGCGAATAAGAATCTGACGTCTCTTATCACATTGTTATCTTCACAAGATTGGAATGCAAAGGAAAGCTTGGTAGGGCATGACTTGAGCTGCGAGGTTGTCAAATTTAGTCCATGCTtgtattctgaacttgaaaatgaaatgaataACATTTTCAATGTCGTTGCTTCAGCAGGTTCGGATAAAACTTTGGCGTTGTGGAACTCGTCGAAACAAACTCCAATTACAGTGCTCACTGATTTGGTTGATGGGCAAATCTACGATATTGCATGGGCAatttccaaaacaaaaaagaaagaagaggttTCTGAGACAAATGAAACGATAAACAGCACTGGGAATAACAGTTTGCTATTTTGTTCATCACTGGGCAATTTGGgtattctctcttttgatGCAAATGAATTGGGCTACGAAATATCTAACCAGACGTTAGACCAGCTAAAGAAATTACAAGAAGAGCTGGTAAAACCAATGTCATATAGATATGACTACGAGTCGAATGGTAATCGTAAACCCTCAGCTATAGAATACATCGATCAAAAAGATGCCATAGATCCTTATGCGGAGATTCTCAATAAAGACATTAGGGACCTTAGAGACAATAGGGACAGTAGGGATGGAAATAAAGATGGTAAGGACGAAGCCATTGACAATGCTGAGCAgcgaaagaaaaaaggctCCATTATTCCAGAGGTGATTGACGCTCCTAATCCAATCAAGgcatcaccaccactaacTTTGCATAATAAGCAGAGTTTATCGAAAGAGAACaccacacaaacacaaccagaGATACAGGCACAAACAGCACCAACGAAGCCAACCGCGAATATTGCTACAAGCACCGTTGTCGCTACCGACGCCAATGTCGATGCCGATGCAAACTTAAACGCAAATGCAAATTCAAccgcaaaaaaaacactttcAGCCAGAACTACAAACACATCCGCACACACAAACGGACCTGATATTTCTAAAACACAAAAAGTATCGACAAAAAACGGTAAGCGACGGATTCAGCCTACTTTACTTTCTAATGGAAACTCTACAAATACAGAAATCATTAGAAGTAGTGCACCTGATGTTAAGCAACAGACAAACTCAGCAATGGAATTTGATAAGCCATCATTTTCTGTATCTGATCGATTTGCAAGGGCAAAACGAACCAGAAGCGAAGAGAATGGCGAGGCCGAGCGAGGAAGCTCTACAACTAAAAAACCCAAAAGAGAGTTGGAACCGGTCAAATTCATAGGTTCAGTGATTGTAAACCCCAACACTACGTTTTCCAAGATACGACTAGCAACACCCAAGGTGCGAATGGGATTCCAAGTTTGCAGTAAAAAGGATGAGCTGTTTGTTTTGGATGTCAAAAATGGCTCTGGCAATGAAACCAAGCCTTCGCGAATCACTTATCTTCGAAACGAAAAGGAAGTTTGGTGTGACTTTATACCTAAATTTGTCCAATTAGCTTGTGAAGGTGAAACCTTTTGGGTGATAGCAACAGTTGACGGACAATTATTATCATACTCGAGATTATCAGGTAAGAAACTATTGCCGACGATTGTTTTAGGATCTCCAGTTTCGTTTTTGGAAAGCCATAGCAACTATTTAATGGCAACCACAAGCATTGGTGAACTATATGTATGGGATATGCTTCGAAAGAAATGTGAATTAACTTGTTCTATCACGTCACTTTTGGAGCTCGGAACCAAATTTCAAGATGACGGGCTTCTAAAGTCTGATAGCATTACCATGTGCTCAATCACTTCCAAGGGTATTCCATTGGTTACGTTGTCAAATGGAATGGGCTATCTTTACAATAAGGATTTAGAGGCTTGGCTAGTAATCTCCGAGTCATGGTGGTCATTTGGTTCATACTATTGGGATAGTGTTGAGGATGAGCGGGAGAAATCGTTGCAAACGATGAATATGTTCAATAACAAAGAAGAATCGATTATAGAGCTTTTGGAGCATAAGACAAATATCGAAATCATTAGAAAGACAAGAAcaggaagaggaaaataTTTCAACAAAATGGCCAAGAATATGATTATGAAAGAGGGATTCGAAAGTTTAGAGAACACCATTTCGGTAAGTCATTTGGAAAACCGGATTCTTTGCTGTGAACTTCTTGGTGAACACAAGGATTTTCACAATTACTTTAAAATCTATGTACAACGTATTTGCGAGTTGGgtcaaaaagtaaaattaTATGAAGTTTGTGATGAGTTGTTGGGACCCGATGTTCAAGCATCTAAACAAGACTTTtcacaaaaaaatgattGGAAACCTACAATTTGTGGCTTTGACAAGAGAGAGCTTCTTAAAGAAGTCATTGTGTTGTGTTCCCAGTTTAGAGATGCACAACGAGTCTTGCTTCATTTTGCTAAAAAGATTAATCTAGTTGGTGACAGCTCGGAAGTTGAACTACCGAAAGTATAA
- the CKB2 gene encoding casein kinase 2 regulatory subunit: MANEEYVTDSSSDFTEYWIDSFLGIKGNEYFCDIDDEYIRDRFNLTGLNQEVSKLPTLIDIITDVIDIDSQPEEHRDTLEHNARILYGLIHARYILTTRGLNKMFEKFRNGDFGYCPRVHCQLNPLLPIGLNDQPRMASVKLYCSKCEDLYNPKSGRHSVIDGAYFGTSFPAMFFQNFPNMIPIHSKETYVPRVFGFKLHEYSKLNRWRELQRLKLEKRLTKNGIQIDNVVGGFLMDNANGNANSAFADEQSESVGNPKKHTMQTQNVK; encoded by the coding sequence ATGGCTAACGAAGAATACGTAACAGATTCGAGTTCGGATTTCACAGAATATTGGATTGATTCGTTTTTAGGGATCAAGGGGAATGAATACTTTTGTGACATCGATGATGAATACATACGCGATCGCTTCAACTTGACAGGCCTAAATCAAGAAGTGTCGAAATTACCAACATTGATAGATATCATTACAGATGTCATCGACATAGATTCGCAGCCAGAAGAACACCGAGACACGCTAGAACACAACGCTCGTATATTGTACGGGCTTATCCATGCAAGATATATCCTTACTACTCGAGGCTTGAACAAAATGTTTGAAAAGTTTAGAAACGGCGATTTTGGATACTGTCCCCGTGTACACTGCCAACTAAACCCCCTTCTCCCTATTGGCTTGAATGACCAGCCGCGGATGGCTAGCGTCAAATTGTATTGTTCAAAATGCGAAGATTTGTATAACCCCAAATCAGGACGTCATTCTGTGATTGATGGTGCTTACTTTGGAACATCCTTCCCTGCAatgtttttccaaaacttcCCCAACATGATCCCTATCCATCTGAAGGAAACATATGTTCCAAGAGTGTTTGGTTTCAAGTTGCACGAATATTCAAAGCTTAATAGATGGAGAGAGTTGCAGCGGTTGAAGTTGGAAAAGAGACTTACAAAAAATGGAATACAGATTGataatgttgttggtggGTTTTTGATGGACAATGCAAACGGAAATGCAAATAGTGCTTTTGCAGATGAGCAGAGTGAATCTGTTGGAAATCCAAAAAAGCACACAATGCAGACGCAAAATGTCAAATAA
- the MSW1 gene encoding Tryptophan--tRNA ligase, mitochondrial, translating into MLSRHTIKTSSTASRAVRFVQSVYNVNAISTAQVARKIDSLRCVSSSSKTPAIQETGTYEHLPAGSRVFSMIQPTGKIHLGNYLGAVKSWRTLSDSNADSKFIFGVADLHAFTIHQPSQNLRSHRYEAIASLLASGLNIDKCILYFQSAVPEHSELNWYLTCMTSMGQLNRMTQWKSKAQSTQHSNVLDDATVEATKAGLFCYPALQAADILLFKSTHVPVGDDQSQHLELCRDIATRFNSTYGKEYFPIPKTLLTPAKKILSLKNPEKKMSKSDPVQAGCVYVTDSPEDIQRKIKKAVTDSIQGEWTYDPVNRPGISNLLNIVSGLSDKTIAEATADVQHCKDHKSLKDYVADLIVNEFSDKRQLYNDLLQNKDYLDEVCKTGRDQARELASVNIKQIKEIIGLD; encoded by the coding sequence ATGCTATCTAGACATACTATAAAAACATCATCGACAGCTTCAAGAGCTGTGCGATTTGTGCAATCTGTTTACAATGTGAATGCGATATCAACTGCACAAGTTGCGAGAAAGATAGATTCATTGAGATGTGTGTCTTCATCCTCCAAAACACCAGCAATACAAGAAACAGGCACCTATGAACATTTACCTGCTGGATCTCGGGTATTCTCCATGATCCAGCCTACGGGGAAAATCCATTTGGGGAACTATTTGGGCGCGGTAAAGAGCTGGAGAACACTTTCTGATTCCAATGCTGACAGCAAGTTCATTTTTGGAGTAGCTGACCTTCATGCATTCACGATTCATCAACCTAGCCAAAACTTGAGAAGTCATCGGTACGAGGCAATTGCAAGCCTCTTGGCCAGTGGTTTGAATATTGACAAatgtattttgtatttccaATCTGCAGTACCAGAGCATCTGGAGCTCAACTGGTATTTGACATGTATGACGAGTATGGGTCAATTGAATCGTATGACGCAATGGAAGTCCAAGGCACAACTGACACAACATAGCAATGTGTTAGACGATGCCACGGTTGAAGCGACAAAAGCTGGACTTTTCTGTTATCCTGCTCTACAGGCAGCGGATATTCTATTATTCAAATCTACACATGTACCAGTGGGTGATGATCAATCACAACATTTGGAATTATGCCGTGATATTGCCACCAGATTCAACAGCACATACGGCAAAGAATATTTTCCCATCCCCAAGACCCTATTAACACCAGCGAAAAAGATTCTTAGTCTTAAGAACCCggagaagaagatgtcCAAATCCGACCCAGTTCAAGCCGGTTGTGTATACGTTACAGATTCTCCTGAGGACATTCAACGCAAGATCAAGAAAGCCGTCACCGACTCTATACAAGGCGAATGGACTTATGACCCAGTGAATAGACCAGGTATATCAAATCTTTTAAATATTGTATCAGGTTTGAGTGATAAGACTATTGCTGAAGCCACAGCCGATGTGCAACATTGTAAGGATCACAAGTCTCTAAAAGATTATGTGGCAGACTTGATTGTAAACGAGTTCAGCGACAAGAGACAATTATACAATGACTTGttacaaaataaagattaCTTGGATGAGGTGTGCAAAACCGGACGCGACCAAGCACGTGAATTGGCACTGGTCAATATAAAACAGATTAAAGAGATTATTGGATTAGACTAG
- the CYC2 gene encoding mitochondrial peripheral inner membrane protein, which produces MPLSVYRPVISRYLRRAPCLAQVRFTSGGPEFPGKPKEEKDKNNGSDKNNKNADLTKKDNHNHELQSFTFKSTTSKSAPAPMDESPNGIQSLLKKDRKPYIPKLNHKRLTFEYPDLPKDDPSLNLLNKPKKISRWTRYIPKILTVLVGAWGVYVVKVWYLDDNSEGQKSNDLLDVDEFHKFIITHKEKIDDDHYIIEVHPKYDRWEYSFASNRESKKLWNGDKIWSVEIRQPDINVVRSYTPLPMYYMKSEYTRSGEKAPLLKIFNPATDDLSRNGTMCFYIKRYPQGEVSRYITSKEIGDELELRGPNIEYRFPYHPLKTVHERPIFKDLPSKVEPDNLIDSLLRDRKFPPMDNLTFYAGGTGIAPILQVLFSENPYLGHVNLHYFAQKPGELGILTRFLLFLDKLDRIDFECHYDNQRKTKLNPKTVLPPTPPNYYSPKRLEQSTSNLTPEEALNVKLQIMGDEEKEQKIEPGLKEKLIQSAEERGERYTSALEQAQVTKKEKKQPAALAIVCGPDGFVEYMAGAKDLARNQQGKIDGVLGTKKWDNSNTHKL; this is translated from the coding sequence ATGCCTCTTTCGGTTTATAGACCTGTTATTCTGCGATATTTACGACGAGCGCCATGCTTAGCACAAGTGAGATTCACTAGTGGAGGACCAGAGTTTCCTGGAAAACCaaaggaagagaaggaTAAGAATAACGGATCtgataaaaataataaaaatgcTGATctaacaaagaaagataatCACAATCACGAATTGCAAAGCTTTACATTCAAGTCGACAACATCCAAATCAGCGCCAGCGCCCATGGATGAAAGTCCTAATGGAATTCAAAGTCTTCTCAAGAAAGATAGAAAACCATACATACCAAAACTCAATCATAAAAGACTTACATTTGAGTACCCGGACCTACCTAAAGACGACCCTTCCTTAAACCTTTTAAACAAGCCGAAAAAAATATCACGCTGGACTAGGTATATTCCCAAGATTCTTACTGTCCTCGTGGGTGCATGGGGTGTGTATGTTGTTAAAGTTTGGTATTTGGATGACAACAGCGAAGGGCAAAAGAGCAATGACTTGCTCGATGTTGATGAGTTCCACAAGTTCATAATTACgcacaaagaaaagattgatGATGACCATTACATAATCGAGGTGCATCCCAAGTACGATCGTTGGGAATATAGTTTTGCCTCGAATAGAGAGCTGAAAAAACTATGGAATGGTGACAAGATATGGTCGGTTGAGATACGTCAACCCGATATCAATGTCGTTAGATCGTACACTCCATTGCCAATGTACTATATGAAATCAGAATACACTCGCTCGGGGGAAAAGGCGCCATtgttaaaaattttcaaccCCGCAACCGACGATCTTTCACGGAACGGAACAATGTGTTTTTACATCAAAAGGTACCCTCAAGGTGAAGTATCGAGATACATTACTAGTAAAGAAATTGGCGATGAGTTAGAATTACGTGGGCCAAACATTGAATATAGATTCCCATATCATCCATTGAAAACTGTACATGAACGTCCCATTTTTAAGGATTTACCCTCAAAAGTTGAGCCTGATAACCTTATTGACTCGCTCTTGAGGGATCGGAAGTTTCCACCAATGGACAACTTGACATTTTATGCTGGAGGCACGGGTATTGCACCAATATTACAAGTCCTCTTTTCGGAAAATCCGTATTTGGGACATGTTAATTTGCATTACTTTGCACAAAAACCTGGTGAATTGGGTATATTAACTAGATTCTTGTTATTTTTGGACAAGCTAGACCGGATTGATTTTGAATGTCATTACGATAATCAacgaaaaacaaaactcaaCCCCAAAACAGTTTTACCACCGACTCCGCCAAACTATTATTCACCAAAAAGGTTGGAGCAATCCACCTCTAATTTGACTCCTGAGGAAGCACTTAATGTGAAACTTCAAATTATGGGCGACGAGGAGAAAGAGCAGAAAATCGAACCGGGGCTTAAGGAAAAACTTATTCAATCAGCAGAGGAACGAGGCGAGCGGTATACCTCGGCATTGGAGCAGGCCCAAGTGacaaagaaggagaagaaacaaCCTGCAGCGTTGgcaattgtttgtggaccTGACGGATTCGTTGAGTATATGGCAGGCGCAAAAGATCTTGCACGCAATCAACAAGGAAAAATAGATGGTGTATTGGGAACTAAGAAATGGGACAATTCAAATACTCATAAATTATAA